In Phaeodactylum tricornutum CCAP 1055/1 chromosome 10, whole genome shotgun sequence, a single genomic region encodes these proteins:
- a CDS encoding predicted protein yields MSQHGDGLFNTKIPILHRCFASSPSKPHASIFSTDTVRLSKVLSLHTENLVISRREAERMIRSGDVTLAGNVLTSPMMMLKEEDLNDGALKVNGKVVNLRSSKGPRSVAGEENSVHKTRVWIAHKLPGEIVADNDPYDRPSLLQRLIRGGVGKVGKTRLHLKSVGRLDMNTEGLILVTNDGKYAREMELPSNKLHRTYRVRVHGLLTDHKLARIRKGVTVEGIRYPPMRIIPESTRQSQSTNKWLKVTCTEGKNRQIRNVFKYLGLTVTRLIRISYGDYRLQTIPPGMAIEVPAKHIENQKHRGRLIRPTKPAPKRSDEAESSKAVQWVRH; encoded by the exons ATGTCCCAACACGGTGACGGGCTTTTCAATACAAAAATTCCCATATTGCATCgttgttttgcttcttctccAAGCAAGCCCCATGCCTCCATCTTCTCTACCGACACCGTTCGTCTTTCTAAAGTGTTATCCCTGCATACAGAAAACCTGGTGATCAGCCGTCGAGAAGCGGAAAGGATGATACGATCAGGAGATGTGACTCTGGCAGGAAATGTGTTAACATCGCCCATGATGATGCTGAAAGAGGAGGACTTGAATGATGGAGCTTTGAAGGTGAACGGAAAGGTGGTAAACCTTCGATCAAGTAAGGGTCCTCGTTCCGTTGCAGGAGAAGAAAATTCGGTTCACAAAACCCGCGTTTGGATCGCGCATAAACTTCCGGGAGAAATAGTCGCTGACAACGATCCTTACGATCGTCCCTCTTTATTGCAGCGATTGATACGAGGTGGTGTCGGCAAAGTTGGCAAGACTCGACTTCATCTTAAATCCGTGGGACGCCTCGACATGAACACAGAAGGACTGATTTTGGTGACTAATGATGGAAAGTATGCTAGAGAGATGGAGCTGCCGTCAAATAAATTGCATCGAACGTATCGCGTTCGAGTACATGGCTTGCTTACGGACCACAAGTTGGCCCGAATACGGAAAGGGGTAACTGTGGAAGGTATAAGGTATCCTCCAATGAGGATCATACCCGAAAGCACTCGGCAATCGCAATCAACAAATAAGTGGCTAAAAGTGACTTGCACAGAGGGAAAGAATCGCCAAATTCGAAACGTTTTCAAGTATTTAGGAT TAACGGTCACACGATTGATTCGCATTTCCTATGGCGATTATCGGCTGCAAACTATTCCGCCTGGTATGGCAATCGAAGTTCCAGCCAAGCATATCGAGAATCAAAAACATCGGGGTCGATTGATTCGACCGACTAAGCCCGCACCGAAACGGAGTGACGAGGCCGAATCGTCGAAGGCGGTGCAGTGGGTCCGACATTAG
- a CDS encoding predicted protein: protein MLSRLWVGLMFTTTVLARPTTAWATFGWRRIVVRRQVPIPAVTPTCFSSAIANPTDEWKGSSHSSSGFVDHILLDAAQAPLSVTDAVQRILTDRKKQNLAVTELNATELLHLGSVWFLPANAPRDPALGGKPVRLDQTAPALQAGDYLRVHHHPRRFPHAHRYDWSKSIHDTSGDKPGVIVAEDTDKGWLVIRKPSMVPVHMTVDNCRENVADCLKQARAWQSPTADARDVYITTPQRLDQNTSGLVVVATHKPFAAYFASLLRSKTARQLSGDGDDRNHESLGSVHKLYRCLPSIRAPKRFVEHPPDDTQWPECLLKIVKVGNVCELVGSPAGQDLAEALWQDASGQAKRIPPQAKAVVEVEIELLTGRTHQIRGQLSTLGFPLVGDAQYGGAVPRNPTNEQFYIGTEQLALQCCELAFRDPDREGDILVRSQRWNRFRLESAWWSAFLELFHSTLDATPAILDPPEESTESSSRISETRQEARPDLLPPRVSLSPGKNKYVLIRATHPNDKVVQCFVVSAAPSECGGPYHGNVAQDPREWIEAAGYTVEVTGGGRIDYQPESSTAKVYGFSYGFGKGDHIVAARLIQEVLGKSLRVTYDLSDDLY, encoded by the exons ATGTTGTCAAGGTTGTGGGTAGGTCTCATGTTCACGACCACGGTGTTGGCGCGTCCGACAACTGCGTGGGCAACCTTTGGTTGGCGTCGGATTGTCGTTCGACGCCAAGTTCCCATTCCTGCAGTCACCCCAACATGCTTCTCGTCGGCGATTGCCAACCCGACGGACGAATGGAAAGGATCCTCCCATTCCTCGTCCGGATTTGTGGATCACATCTTGCTGGACGCTGCCCAAGCCCCCTTATCGGTGACCGACGCCGTCCAGCGGATACTGACGGATCGTAAGAAACAGAATCTCGCCGTCACCGAACTCAACGCCACGGAATTACTGCACTTGGGGAGTGTCTGGTTCCTACCGGCGAATGCCCCGCGTGATCCCGCACTGGGGGGAAAACCCGTCCGACTCGACCAGACCGCACCGGCGTTGCAAGCCGGTGACTACCTGCGCGTCCACCATCATCCACGGCGCTTCCCCCACGCACACCGGTACGATTGGTCCAAGTCAATCCACGACACGTCGGGAGATAAACCGGGTGTCATAGTGGCGGAAGATACCGACAAGGGTTGGTTGGTGATCCGGAAACCCAGTATGGTACCCGTCCATATGACGGTCGACAATTGTCGAGAAAACGTCGCGGATTGTCTCAAACAAGCCCGCGCTTGGCAATCGCCAACGGCCGACGCCAGGGATGTCTACATCACGACACCACAACGTCTGGATCAAAACACGTCGGGATTGGTCGTCGTTGCCACCCACAAACCCTTTGCGGCTTATTTTGCGAGTTTGTTGCGTAGCAAAACCGCCCGCCAGCTGTCGGGCGACGGCGATGACCGCAACCACGAATCACTCGGTAGTGTACACAAGCTCTACCGTTGTTTA CCTAGCATTCGCGCACCGAAGCGATTCGTGGAACACCCACCGGACGATACCCAGTGGCCCGAGTGTTTGCTCAAAATTGTCAAGGTAGGAAACGTTTGTGAACTCGTTGGGAGTCCGGCCGGACAAGATCTGGCCGAAGCGCTCTGGCAGGATGCGTCTGGTCAAGCCAAACGGATTCCACCACAAGCCAAGGCCGTGGTCGAAGTCGAAATTGAATTACTCACGGGACGAACACATCAAATACGGGGCCAATTGTCGACACTGGGATTTCCTCTCGTTGGCGATGCGCAGTACGGAGGGGCGGTTCCCCGGAATCCTACCAACGAACAATTTTATATAGGGACGGAGCAGTTGGCCTTGCAGTGCTGCGAGTTGGCCTTTCGCGACCCCGATAGAGAGGGTGACATTTTGGTTCGTTCGCAACGCTGGAATCGCTTTCGACTCGAATCCGCTTGGTGGTCAGCTTTTCTGGAACTCTTTCACAGCACTCTGGACGCGACTCCTGCAATCCTTGACCCACCCGAGGAAAGCACCGAGTCCTCGTCCAGAATATCCGAGACGAGGCAAGAAGCACGCCCAGATCTCTTACCGCCACGTGTTTCGTTGTCACCGGGAAAGAATAAGTACGTATTGATACGCGCTACCCATCCAAACGACAAAGTCGTTCAATGCTTCGTCGTTAGCGCTGCTCCGTCGGAATGCGGAGGACCCTATCACGGCAACGTAGCCCAAGACCCTAGGGAATGGATCGAGGCAGCTGGTTACACAGTGGAAGTTACGGGAGGGGGTCGCATCGACTACCAGCCCGAGAGCAGTACGGCAAAAGTGTACGGCTTTAGCTATGGCTTTGGAAAAGGGGATCATATCGTAGCAGCAAGGCTTATTCAGGAAGTTTTGGGGAAGTCTCTTCGTGTAACGTACGACCTATCGGACGATCTCTACTAA
- a CDS encoding predicted protein — MGIRLVERILWKTPGDQTWMASRKKTMERTLVERSIPMTRSPGPWQPLSQPSRDPNHETSPLTMSVPLKIPHESRVSYVGRLVEAHVLPNEWHPIAAEAIVLPESSVVSLEPGGGTCVTATSTSAPAVPWKADI, encoded by the exons ATGGGGATACGATTAGTGGAAAGAATTCTTTGGAAAACTCCTGGTGACCAAACATGGATGGCTAGTCGCAAAAAGACAATGGAACGTACCTTGGTGGAACGCAGTATACCAATGACACGGTCACCAGGCCCTTGGCAACCCCTTTCCCAGCCGTCACGCGATCCGAATCACGAAACTTCTCCTCTGACAATGTCCGTGCCGTTGAAAATACCCCATGAGAGTCGCGTAAGCTATGTGGGGCGTCTCGTAGAG GCTCACGTTTTGCCGAATGAATGGCACCCTATTGCGGCCGAAGCAATCGTTCTTCCGGAATCTTCCGTCGTGTCTTTGGAACCAGGCGGCGGCACGTGTGTAACGGCTACTTCAACTTCCGCCCCCGCCGTTCCTTGGAAGGCCGATATCTAA
- a CDS encoding predicted protein — translation MLISIDNSLPLYLPNRMILGRIGSVPLLLASLSCFRSTGTTAMTVSKTPPVSGALSRLVFGKDDALFGWIEEQQEGRDFGKVLDAGTGLHSLRWLATLELKGMVSVDAITADRTMQKNVQQEVDALGVSHLSRVLIGNWFPDSITEPDQNPLLQDISSDYDVILADYLIGAMDGFSPYKQDQMISQLVGLLKPGGRLYVVGLQPIPDKTPGNDAANVICRVRQARDACILLAGHRCYREYPVDWVQRQVEDHPDLELLPSRQFPILYRHETICKQIQVGRSKFKLFRPELVSSMGALLDDLEKQSFEATSKAPNGKIQLGFDYVVTAEKRF, via the coding sequence ATGTTGATATCGATCGACAATTCGCTCCCTCTATATCTACCGAATCGAATGATCCTCGGAAGGATTGGATCTGTTCCTTTGTTGCTTGCATCCCTTTCGTGCTTTCGGAGCACTGGAACAACGGCGATGACTGTCTCCAAAACACCACCGGTTTCCGGTGCCTTGTCGCGATTAGTGTTTGGCAAGGACGACGCGTTGTTCGGATGGattgaagagcagcaagaagGCCGtgattttggaaaagttttGGATGCTGGGACGGGTCTGCATTCACTCCGATGGCTGGCTACTTTGGAGCTGAAGGGCATGGTCAGTGTAGACGCAATTACTGCCGATAGAACGATGCAGAAGAATGTTCAACAAGAGGTGGATGCGCTGGGAGTGTCGCATCTGAGTCGCGTATTGATAGGTAACTGGTTTCCTGATAGTATTACCGAACCCGATCAAAATCCGTTGCTGCAGGATATCTCCAGCGACTATGACGTTATTCTGGCGGACTATTTAATTGGAGCGATGGACGGGTTTTCTCCCTACAAGCAAGATCAGATGATCTCGCAACTAGTAGGGCTGCTTAAACCCGGGGGACGCTTGTATGTTGTGGGTCTACAACCAATACCCGACAAGACACCTGGTAACGATGCCGCGAATGTCATTTGTCGTGTTCGACAAGCACGTGATGCCTGTATACTGCTCGCAGGTCACCGGTGTTATCGGGAGTATCCGGTAGACTGGGTACAAAGACAGGTGGAGGATCACCCTGATCTCGAGCTGCTTCCATCCCGACAATTTCCTATCCTATACAGACATGAGACCATTTGCAAGCAAATACAAGTGGGGAGGAGTAAGTTCAAACTCTTTCGGCCCGAATTGGTATCCTCAATGGGGGCGCTATTGGATGATCTCGAGAAGCAAAGCTTCGAGGCTACTTCTAAAGCTCCAAACGGAAAAATTCAGCTTGGATTCGATTATGTCGTAACAGCTGAGAAgagattttga
- a CDS encoding predicted protein: MSFHSSAVYAKSLAESRPSIALVTGGKSGIGKAIALKIATFPFIEQVLAVSRSITDQDVAESPKVQAFAADVGTPEGRQLIVDHVRKLCISESSTPKQLRYLIHNAGTIDPIKSVLEVQPQEFRTAMSVNCESPFFLTTALYPFLCRLDDQGIPGRVLHVSSGAAHGAPPVGWSVYGITKAAFFQSYKVLEREFREQQGGRVIVGSFKPGVVDTSMQDSIRKSSTANMPFVQAFQSMKDKAAALVSSNNRPRPPPQGALDSPENVAYFAEFLLLGTSNEEFANPNASDEFDIRDEQLYSRWIARKDME; the protein is encoded by the coding sequence ATGAGCTTCCACTCCAGCGCAGTTTATGCCAAGTCCTTGGCGGAAAGTCGCCCTTCCATTGCTCTGGTTACTGGCGGAAAGTCAGGAATCGGCAAAGCCATTGCACTCAAGATTGCGACTTTTCCCTTCATTGAACAAGTTTTGGCGGTCTCCCGATCTATCACGGACCAAGATGTTGCAGAATCCCCTAAAGTGCAAGCATTCGCAGCGGACGTGGGAACCCCCGAAGGACGACAACTTATTGTCGATCACGTTCGAAAACTATGCATAAGCGAAAGCTCGACACCCAAGCAGCTTCGCTATTTGATTCACAATGCCGGAACAATCGATCCAATCAAATCGGTGTTGGAAGTACAACCACAAGAGTTTCGTACCGCAATGTCAGTCAACTGTGAATCACCCTTCTTTTTGACGACGGCTTTGTATCCTTTCCTTTGCCGGTTGGATGACCAGGGAATACCCGGCCGTGTACTGCATGTTTCAAGTGGTGCTGCACACGGGGCTCCTCCGGTTGGCTGGTCCGTATACGGCATAACCAAAGCGGCCTTCTTTCAATCTTACAAGGTTTTAGAAAGAGAATTTCGGGAACAGCAGGGAGGCCGAGTAATTGTCGGATCTTTCAAACCAGGAGTTGTGGACACCTCAATGCAAGACTCAATTCGTAAGTCTTCTACCGCTAACATGCCATTTGTCCAAGCATTCCAATCAATGAAGGACAAAGCTGCGGCTTTGGTATCTTCGAACAATCGCCCGCGTCCGCCACCACAAGGTGCACTAGACAGCCCCGAGAACGTGGCCTATTTTGCCgaatttttgcttttgggaACCAGCAACGAAGAGTTTGCCAACCCGAATGCTTCTGACGAATTCGACATTCGCGACGAGCAGTTGTATAGTCGATGGATAGCGAGAAAAGATATGGAATAG
- a CDS encoding predicted protein: MSPENNGPLLIYRFTDFKKDDILYHGYILELQDVDLRFGEPNFVAYFLGNNEVVVKYPSTSYTFLYDTDVEAAGRRLANLVDDRLEQTVDVARNQIASDPARKFKHLLLTFPSKPNKAGAYPSP; the protein is encoded by the coding sequence ATGAGTCCTGAGAACAACGGCCCACTCCTGATTTATCGGTTTACCGATTTCAAGAAGGACGATATTTTGTACCATGGATATATTCTAGAGCTCCAAGATGTTGATCTGCGCTTTGGAGAACCCAACTTTGTTGCCTACTTCCTTGGCAACAATGAAGTGGTCGTGAAGTACCCGTCTACAAGCTACACATTTCTCTATGACACCGATGTTGAGGCTGCTGGAAGGCGTCTAGCAAATCTAGTGGACGATCGTCTCGAACAAACGGTAGATGTCGCTCGCAATCAGATTGCTAGTGACCCGGCCCGTAAATTCAAACATCTTCTGCTTACATTTCCCTCCAAGCCAAACAAGGCAGGCGCCTACCCGAGTCCATAA
- a CDS encoding predicted protein has translation MLLELGRADFQANVYHEFETAFLSTTLEFYQQDSLSFLSNNTASDYVAKAASRLEAEARRAKSLQLPVTAEGPLLATLETEWIQRHSRVLVDMEPSGFSAMLQDDTKVQSLRDIYDLFVRVLSSVDHLREALAARIKQDGVALVQDQEKGASDPSAFCRGVLVMKA, from the coding sequence ATGCTGCTCGAACTCGGACGCGCGGACTTTCAAGCCAACGTGTACCACGAATTCGAAACCGCGTTCTTGAGTACCACACTTGAATTCTATCAGCAAGATTCGCTTTCATTTCTCTCCAATAATACGGCGAGTGACTACGTCGCCAAAGCCGCGTCCAGgttggaagccgaagcccGCCGGGCCAAAAGTCTCCAACTGCCGGTGACTGCGGAAGGTCCCTTGCTGGCCACGCTCGAAACGGAATGGATTCAACGGCACTCCCGCGTACTCGTGGACATGGAACCCTCCGGGTTTTCCGCCATGCTTCAGGACGACACCAAAGTGCAGAGTTTGCGGGACATTTACGATTTGTTCGTCCGTGTGCTCTCCTCGGTGGATCATTTGCGCGAGGCACTGGCGGCGCGGATTAAGCAGGACGGGGTTGCTTTAGTGCAGGATCAGGAAAAGGGTGCATCCGATCCGTCCGCCTTTTGTCGGGGTGTCCTCGTCATGAAGGCCTAA